gaacagctgcagaactcgtattattcgagcatgcgaaagacactgggttagcacccgagcatgcacgCTCCTCACTACTGGGCCGACCAGTGCATCGATACACCCCAGTGCCCTGGCATTGTGCATATAAAGGGGGCAACTGATCAGTGAAATGAGTATTGTTGCCGTTGTTGTACACCCTCCTGTACTGTGCACTACAtctggttccctttaaatatattcaCCGCTGTTTCAATGTTCCCCATCAGTCTGTTTGCAGTTATCCCATGTCCTGCACACGATCCATTTACTGACCTCAGACGTCTGGCTGGTACAAGTTCAGACAAGCCCTGCTCGATTGTCTGAAATGCCTGGATGTGAGTCGTGCGTGAGACCTGACATCTTTATGTCTCTGTAGGTTGGACCCAGCGTTGATCCGACCAGGCCGGGTGGATGTCAAGCATTTCATTGGACACTGCACCCGGTGGCAGCTCGCCCAGATGTTCCAGAGGTTCTACCCGGATCAGCCCAGCTCTGCCGCTGAGGAGTTTGTTGACTCGGCCCTTCGTTCCTTGGAGCAGATTAGTGCCGCCCAAGTGCAAGGCCACTTTATGATGCACAAAAATGACCCTCGGGCCGCCATCAAGAACATTCCCTCCCTGGCACTGTAACGGGACACCTTTTACCAAGGATTGTCCAGTTTTGTCTAAATGAAATCAAACGGTAATTGGAATTTTCGCTGCTCTTCATACACTGTGCTGCCATTTTTAAAACCACTGTTTGCTGTAAGTGAATGGAAACTTTATTGCTTCCAAACTGGGGTTGTAATTCAGTTCCATCCTGGATCATATAGAACAAGAAGCTGCACCTGTCCGCGTCAGACAGAACCAGGACCGCTCTAGGGGTAAATGACAAAACTCTGGTAGCAGAATTTAAACATGAAGCCTAAACCAGAggtgttttatttttaattatacGATGGTTTAGGTATTCATACACGTTGTGGACATCTTGGAGAAGTGTGACTGGTGATCGCTCGGCGTGGAGCTGCTGAATACACTTCCCCTTTAATTGGTGCAGGCCAGGTCGAGCGCAGTTGTCCGTTTTATTACACCATCCTTAGGGCTAATACACTATTAGAGGGGTTGTCAAAGATtacaaaaacatggctgctttccttCACCTATAGCACCACCCCTGGATGCAGGCTGTCTGTGGTGTTGCAGCTCATCCCTGTTCACATTTATACAGCTGAGCTGTAGTAAAACCTGTAGAAAGGGTTGatgctatttttttggggggggtaaaAAGCAGCCATGTGCTTTTAAtcctggaaaacccatttaaggcCCCTGTACAAGTAGATTGAATAACCCAGCATTCTCTTCCAGCCCATGGCCGGTTTGATAGAGAAAGAAACCTCAGAATAATGCGGTTATAATCGGAAAAATCTGTATTTGTATGATCCATTTCAGCAGATAGTAGCCTGCAGCCGCCATCAGTAATTAATGGCCTCCAGTCTATAATAAGCGCGGCCCTTCGGGGGCTCAGGGGCCAGTAAAGGAGCGTTCTGTTCCAGGAGCAGGAACCATGGCTGCCTCATAATGAGGTTTTATTTATAGACGTGTATCGTCGCCTCGTCCGATAATAAAAGTGCATTTATTATTAAGTGGATCCTGAATGTTTTATCTACCGTCCACGTCCTCCTCCCCACACatgtaacacaaaatacttaaaggccTCATCCAGTACTGATATTCTTTATCTTAAAGGCCCAgtatgttggaaaaaaaaaaaaatcaagaatcaCACTTGACTTTCCACCGATGTTTTATTCCGCTGGTACTTCTATATCCTGCTATTCCCATCTCCTGGGAGTGTCTATGATTAGAGAAACTTTTCCAAAACCACCACCATTTAAGTCTGACGTTGGAACTTGGGCTCCATTAAAGTAAATGTACCTGCAATACCATAAGCAGCCTGTGGACAGGGGTGGTGCTGTTTTTCTAGGAAGAAAGCAACAATATTTTTGTTATCCCAGCCCACTCCTTTTTATATTCTGCTAcagttgaaaaaaaatgtaaaatcataTCTACACATGCCTCCATTTTTCCCCCCCATTACAGGGgtgggtgtactgttttccctttcTGTCCACTATTTACTAGCGAGCAGTAAAAGGGGTATAAATAAGCCGTCTGacatcctaaaaaaataaaaggacTTGTGGAATCCAATACAGAGTATGGCAAATGTTTTCACTTCTTACATTGTATCACTGCCTGTCTGACAAGAAGAGGAATTAGAATTTTGAAAAAGAAAACTCATGAAAAGTATTTTTGTTTTCTAAAATTTACCATTGTacattgttggggggggggggggatttggaaATCGGAGAAACATTTGTATAAGTAGCCCAAGCACTGAGACCCCCAGTGATAGAGGGCAGGGGTCTGCATAGAGACTGTGCAGTTTCCCAATCGTCGCTCCATTCATTATTTATGGGAGTGCCGGAAATGGCCACGTGCAGAAGCCCCATAGATAATGAATGGCCTGAAGATCGAGTATGTGCACCTCTGCAGCCTCATCCTGAAGGGAGCAGAGCCCCAATCTTGGGTTCGCTGTTGGTCTAAGTGGTCAGACCCTCAGTGATCCTAAGGATGAGAGATAATGTTATTTTCTGGGAATTAACCTTTATAGCCCAAAGTTGGCAAGTTATGTTGTGAGCTTGCTGTAATTTGGAGAACCCCCCAACATACAGCTCTCCGGCGTCCCCATGAGCGGTATTACCATGCTGGTAGCTGTAGGTTTGCGGTAGATGAAGGTCGGTCTGGACGTCTGTGGTTTCATAGCATCTCACTGCCATAGGATTCAATGTAAAGCTAAATGGGAGGACACAGCCGGGTCTGTGCTTCTCTAGGAGGCCTGGGAGACTACGCACAAAATCCTGGCTCCGTATCTGCTTTCATTCAGACATTATATGGCAACAAGTCAAAGAGGAGGAGAATCTGCCGATCTGGTTAGAAAATCGCACACAATGACTGATCACGTAGTGACATTTTTATTGAATATCGGTGGTACGGCACTTTCTTTATGGCAAGTATTCATGCTGTAAGCCGTAGGGCTGCAAACACCTGGCGCCCTCCTGAGACACCAACCTCATTTACATTTGCACCGATAGAAAAGGCTTGTGCTTCATTGGATGTTTTGGTGCCATTTGTGAGATTACATTTTATATATGTAGCAAAATCCCTTTAATTGGACTTTGAGCCGGAGGATAATGGATTGCTGAAATCTCACTGCAATGATATATTATAAAGTCTTAAAAACGTAACATTTGCAAGCGTCTCGTACCAGTCATTACTTGGACCCTTCCTGAAATGGACTAGAGATCGTGGAGGATTGGAAAGTTTCTCCGCGCTCCTGTGTGGAGGAGAAAGGCCCAAAAAACTCGGCTGCAAAAGTAACGACGTCCTCCGGCTTCCTGAGGAGTAAGAACTGCATGAAGTCCGCGAGGAGGGTCTTCATCTCTGGATGTCGTCGCAGGTACGTCTCGTGATCGGACACTAGTTCTTCCTGCGGAAAGTACAAGCAATTCTGGAGGAATAAGGCAGCCGTCCACCATGGGGAAGGATTACAAACAAAATAGATaccgcatgtttttttttttttactgcagtgaTCCCTCTGTACCGGGCAGCGCAGTCTGCTGTCCTTTCCTATACAGTTAACAGCAGCCCCATACCGCTCAGGTCGAGGCTAAAAAAGGGAGCACTTTTGGCCTCTGTCTGGTAAAGGTTGCAGCCCCAAATTATAAAGTTATCCATgcaaaaaaaactaacaaaaaaaatCTACATATCTCCGCTTTCTGTGGGCAGTTTCTGGCTTACATTGCGAGCTGAGATTTGTAGTTCTCCTGTAGCTAAAGTTGGTATTCCCACTTTAGCCAGTTAAGGGAAAATCTACATGTGATTGCCAGGATTATGAAAATGGCTGAGTGCGCTGTGCTACACAAGAAGTGAACGGGAGTTACGGAAACAACATGTACCAGCAGTCTACTCGGCTGTTTCTAGGTATTCCTTCAATAGCCAAGATGGGAACATCCAATTAATCAGCCCCAGCCCTCCTCGCCATACCTTTCTCTCCAGGAACTGTGAGTGCAGCTGAGGGTCTTCCTCCCAGATTAGGGGCTTCTTTTCAAACACCGGTTTGGGATCTTCTTCATCTGTGAACAGATTTGAGAGCATCAGGTCCTTGTTTGCTACAAAGTGGCGGAGTCTAAATATTACAACTTTGCCGAAATTCGTTCCCATCCACTGGTCCAGAATACAAGGCATGGTTCAGATCTTTAGATGCCCGATAAATTCAGGCGCTGTTCACATCTGCGTCATGCGCTTGGTCAGGATGAGGCTACTTTTTAGAGAAAAATGATAGACCCCATAATAGTCAATGGGGGTCTGTCCTATACTGTTTACTTCTATTATTTGACAGATGTCGCTGCACAAAATCCTAATGCAGATGTGATACTTtgcttttgagtgcagccatttatgcATTAGGTTCCTTTTAGgcagtgtgcacacgttgcgtttcagGCACGGTTTTTCCTGTGCAGTGTTGGCACAAAACCTGAAgagtttcctgatgccagcaaaaatGAAGGAGAATCCTgcagtctcatgcacacattgcttagtTTTGGTGCAGTATGCAGCATGTCGTCAATTCTTCTagctttttgctgcagatttcaacaATAATGTGTGGAAAAAGCGTAAAAACAAGcgtattttaagctgcgttttcctGCCAAGAAACGTAGAAATGGCGCAGAAAATAATTAACATGTGCACATGTCCTAAGGTTCCCACATCTGTTCTGCTCTTGATAAAAGGATTATATCACTGTGTAAAGACTGATGTTCTGGCATTAATACCTGGCTCTGAGAGTATCGGCATCTGTGTGATTCTCATGGTGACAGGAGACCCGACCTGGATGCGACTCGTCATATGTCTGTAGCGAAGTAAAGGGAAGAATGAACTGGTGGCGACAAGGGATACTAACAAAATCAGCACCGGCGAGGTAGGATACAAGGCATGTAATAAAATCAGCACCGGGGAGGTGGGATACACGGCATGTAATAAAATCAGCACCGGGGAGGTGGGATACACGGCATGTAATAAAATCAGCACCGGGGAGGTGGGATACACGGCATGTAATAAAATCAGCACCGGGGAGGTGGGATACACGGCATGTAATAAAATCAGCACCGGGGAGGTGGGATACACGGCATGTAATAAAATCAGCACCGGGGAGGTGGGATACACGGCATGTGATATAATCAGCACCGGGGAGGTGGGATACACGGCATGTGATATAATCAGCACCGGGGAGGTGGGATACACGGCATGTGATATAATCAGCACCGGGGAGGTGGGATACACGGCATGTGATAAAATCAGCACCGGCGAGGTGGGATACACGGCATGTAATAAAATCAGCACCAGGGAGGTGGGATACACGGCATGTAATAAAATCAGCACCGGGGAGGTGGGATACACGGCATGTAATAAAATCAGCACCGGGGAGGTGGGATACACGGCATGTGATATAATCAGCACCGGGGAGGTGGGATACACGGCATGTGATAAAATCAGCACCGGCGAGGTGGGATACACGGCATGTAATAAAATCAGCACCAGGGAGGTGGGATACACGGCATGTGATATAATCAGCACCGGGGAGGTGGGATACACGGCATGTAATAAAATCAGCACCAGGGAGGTGGCATACACGGCATGTAATAAAATCAGCACCAGGGAGGTGGGATACACGGCATGTAATAAAATCAGCACCGGCGAGGTGGGATACACGGCATGTAATAAAATCAGCACCAGGGAGGTGGGATACACGGCATGTGATATAATCAGCACCGGGGAGGTGGGATACACGGCATGTAATAAAATCAGCACCAGGGAGGTGGGATACACGACATGTGATATAATCAGCACCAGGGAGGTGGGATACATGGCATGTGATATAATCAGCATCGGCGAGGTGGGATACATGGCATGTAATAAAATCAGCACCGGGGAGGTGGGATACACGGCATGTGATATAATCAGCACCGGGGAGGTGGGATACACGGCATGTGATAAAATCAGCACCGGCGAGGTGGGATACACGGCATGTAATAAAATCAGCACCAGGGAGGTGGGATACACGGCATGTGATATAATCAGCACCGGGGAGGTGGGATACACGGCATGTAATAAAATCAGCACCAGGGAGGTGGGATACACGGCATGTAATAAAATCAGCACCGGCGAGGTGGGATACACGGCATGTAATAAAATCAGCACCAGGGAGGTGGGATACACGGCATGTGATATAATCAGCACCGGGGAGGTGGGATACACGGCATGTAATAAAATCAGCACCAGGGAGGTGGGATACACGGCATGTGATATAATCAGCATCGGCGAGGTGGGATACATGGCATGTAATAAAATCAGCACCGGCGAGGTGGGATACACGGCATGTGATATAATCAGCACCGGGGAGGTAGGATACAAGGCATGTGATATAATCAGCACCGGCGAGGTGGGATACACGGCATGTGATATAATCAGCACCGGGGAGGTGGGATACACGGCATGTGATATAATCAGCACCGGGGAGGTGGGATACACGGCATGTGATAAAATCAGCACCAGGGAGGTGGGATACACGGCATGTAATAAAATCAGCACCAGGGAGGTGGGATACACGGCATGTGATAAAATCAGCACCAGGGAGGTGGGATACACGGCATGTAATAAAATCAGCACCAGGGAGGTGGGATACACGGCATGTAATAAAATCAGCACCAGGGAGGTGGGATACACGGCATGTAATAAAATCAGCACCAGGGAGGTGGGATACACGGCATGTGATATAATCAGCACCAGGGAGGTGGGATACACGGCATGTGATATAATCAGCACCGGGGAGGTGGGATACACGGCATGTGATAAAATCAGCACCGGCGAGGTGGGATACACGGCATGTAATAAAATCAGCACCGGGGAGGTGGGATACACGGCATGTAACATAATCAGCACCAGGGAGGTGGGATACACGGCATGTAATATAATCAGCACCAGGGAGGTGGGATACACGACATGTAATATAATCAGCACCAGCGAGGTGGGATACATGGCATGTAATAAAATCAGCACCGGCGAGGTGGGATACATGGCATGTAATAAAATCAGCACCGGCGAGGTGGGATACACGGCATGTGATAACATCAGCACCAGGGAGGTGGGATACACGGCATGTGCTCATCTGCATTGCACATGGCTGCCGGAGCTGCCTTCATATCTATGACTCTGACTACAGTAGTGCTTGCTGCAATTTTTGCTCCGTGGACTGATGGCCATGTATACTCGCTTGTATAAAGGGTACATGGCACTCAATAACTGCACACACCGAATACACACTCGTCTGAACAAGCCCTTACTGAAATAAAAGAATACGAGCGATCCGATATCGGTTACCCGTCAGGGAGGAAGCAGCACTGCCAGGTGACGGGCAGGTCGTCTGAGTGAATCGCTCGCTCTATGCCATAAACTTCTATGGAGTCTTTGCCGATGATCTGCAGCCGGGGGCCGAGCTCTCGCTGTAATACACAAGCCACGTCTGCTGTAAAGCTCCACAGCACAAGGAGCCAGTGACATCTCGTGTCACACAACTTACATAGGACGAGacgcacagattcatctccgcatCCAAGGTCAGAAAATCCAGGGTTTGTGGGGTTTTCCTTCTTGCAAGAAGCCGCATGATCAGCAGGTTCGAGGCCTCGGAGATGAACCCAGTCAGCGAGCTCAGATCGTAGGACTTGGATTCCTGGTGGGCTTGCTGCGGAGAGAAGGGGAAGTGTAATCTCCTATTATCGCACCGATGGGCTGTCCCGTGTCGCTCACTTCTGTATCTGGGGGGGACCGGCGCTGATGATGCTCCTGTTGGGGAAAGTATGGTGCACCTTTCCTAAACCTGACGATTGTCGGATGCTGTTGTCCTACAAAACCCAGGATATAATGGATGATGCCCAAAGCTATATCTGACATAGGGGTCTGTGATCGGGGGTAACTCTTCTATTATATAAGCATGCTTTACTGGGGCACTCAACGAGGGGCTGTACTGACAACCCCTTCTAAAAATATATTTAGGGGAGACAATTGTATTTgtgattttggtgcagtttttgtgccGCATTTTTTAGACAGAATATTAAACACTTTTTGCAGCGTAGGAAAAtcaaaaaagtaaaaatgtgtCAAATCTCTGAAATACCCCTATCATGCGAATATATCCTAACATATGAAGACACGGCCCCTCGTGGGTTGCATATAGTGGGGGGCGACTCCTCCGCACTCACCTGACCCTCAGTAATAACTCTGCTGATCACCATCTGGTCACCGCGTCTCGTCATGTCAGTTTTCTTATCCAGTGAATGTCCTTTTAGCTGAAGAATGGACAGTGAGTGGTCTATTGGGGGCGCCGGACGATGGCATTATACAGTCATAAAAACTatcgttttgtgtatacagctcttcTGCAGGCCTATGCATCTACAGACTGCAATCAAACTCTGCAGCCACACTCCCTTTTTTTGTTCCTTACTTTTTGCGTTCACAAAAGAGGCTACGACTGCAAGATCAGAATATGGACGGTTGTTTATAACCTGTAACCATGACGACACATTGATCTGCATGGGAGCTGTGTGCACacaaaccaaatttccattttttggagcgctgtaaaaaataaaataggaGATCAATGATGGACTTAACCACTTCAACCCCTTAGAGACAAagcaatattttcattttttttttttcatctttacaTTTTGATGACTTGTTTTATTGTAACATCAATTAAACCTCCATTGGCTCCGATTTCGGGTCTGGTTATTTTTTTCTAACCACACCACTCTGGGCTACATAGAACGTGTTGT
The nucleotide sequence above comes from Ranitomeya imitator isolate aRanImi1 chromosome 7, aRanImi1.pri, whole genome shotgun sequence. Encoded proteins:
- the CATIP gene encoding ciliogenesis-associated TTC17-interacting protein, yielding MCTPGTAEVSHMMPSGSSTTEVEISEPPKPLSASVEAVECMSSVGLDELRLCLFPESLQSVSASSAELGSFTVSVQSTYYEQDGREDEKCFLVHISSHISVDDVPCGSAITAYISLQLETLEQHHHEFIKLKGHSLDKKTDMTRRGDQMVISRVITEGQQAHQESKSYDLSSLTGFISEASNLLIMRLLARRKTPQTLDFLTLDAEMNLCVSSYRELGPRLQIIGKDSIEVYGIERAIHSDDLPVTWQCCFLPDGHMTSRIQVGSPVTMRITQMPILSEPDEEDPKPVFEKKPLIWEEDPQLHSQFLERKEELVSDHETYLRRHPEMKTLLADFMQFLLLRKPEDVVTFAAEFFGPFSSTQERGETFQSSTISSPFQEGSK